One segment of Sylvia atricapilla isolate bSylAtr1 chromosome 8, bSylAtr1.pri, whole genome shotgun sequence DNA contains the following:
- the LOC136364271 gene encoding dual specificity protein phosphatase 13B-like, translated as MAWDSLCSQDLRRPRIRSASSLSPSSGSSAGTPSLEELRRLLCTRTQPTEHVDEVWPNLYVGDLYIARDKAQLSRMGISHVVNAAAGRFRINTGPKFYNDLPVDYYGVEAEDNPDFDLSIHFYPVAHYIRAALNSPRGKVLVHCAMGISRSATLVLAFLMICEGMSLTAAIQTVRSHRGICPNSGFLQQLRELDLQLGRGTGRGAEAC; from the exons ATGGCCTGGGACTCCTTGTGCAGCCAGGACTTGCGGCGGCCTAGGATAAGAAGTGCCTCAAGCTTGTCACCCAGTAGcgggagcagtgctgggacaccatccctggaggagctGCGGCGCCTGCTCTGCACACGCACACAGCCCACAGAGCACGTGGATGAAGTCTGGCCAAACCTTTACGTGGGAGACCT GTACATTGCTCGTGACAAGGCACAGCTGAGCCGCATGGGCATCTCCCACGTTGTGAACGCCGCTGCCGGGAGATTTCGCATCAACACCGGGCCCAAGTTCTACAATGACTTGCCTGTGGATTACTATGGAGTAGAAGCAGAGGACAACCCAGACTTCGATCTCAGCATTCACTTCTATCCAGTTGCTCATTACATCAGAGCAGCACTGAATTCCCCAAGAG gCAAAGTACTGGTTCACTGTGCAATGGGAATCAGTCGGTCTGCAACTCTTGTCCTCGCTTTCTTAATGATCTGTGAAGGTATGTCCCTCACCGCCGCCATTCAGACTGTGCGCTCCCACAGAGGGATCTGCCCCAACTCCGgcttcctccagcagcttcGGGAGCTGGACCTCCAGTTAGGAAGGggcacaggcagaggagcagaggcttGCTAG